In Deltaproteobacteria bacterium, one DNA window encodes the following:
- a CDS encoding TetR/AcrR family transcriptional regulator has translation KKKGYHKATVREIAREAKIGLGSIYDYVNSKDDILYLFFENYVTTFFEKVRSRASQISDPLLRLEITYRAFLEAAMELEDQVMLSYTQARYVKKNYLKIILRKESEIVEHFRKILNELGEGPFASFLEANFLVFSGVFGVLRRWILKPVYSQNEIIEFLVQTQIREVIQRISKEEKISSEGARLWPSGITSAEF, from the coding sequence AAGAAAAAAGGGTATCACAAGGCCACGGTGCGGGAGATCGCCCGGGAAGCCAAAATCGGTCTGGGGAGTATTTACGACTACGTCAACTCCAAAGATGACATTCTCTACCTTTTTTTCGAAAATTACGTTACTACCTTTTTCGAAAAGGTAAGGTCGCGCGCTTCCCAGATCTCCGACCCCCTCCTGCGGCTGGAAATCACCTACCGGGCCTTTCTGGAAGCAGCCATGGAGCTGGAAGACCAGGTGATGCTTTCTTATACCCAGGCCCGGTATGTGAAGAAGAATTACCTTAAAATCATCCTGCGGAAAGAATCTGAGATTGTCGAACACTTCCGCAAGATTCTAAACGAATTAGGGGAAGGTCCTTTTGCTTCTTTTTTGGAAGCGAATTTCTTAGTCTTCAGTGGCGTCTTCGGGGTTTTACGCCGCTGGATTTTGAAACCGGTCTACAGTCAGAATGAAATCATTGAATTTTTGGTACAAACCCAGATTCGCGAAGTCATCCAGAGAATATCCAAAGAAGAAAAAATATCCTCCGAGGGAGCAAGGCTATGGCCAAGTGGGATAACGAGCGCAGAGTTCTGA